In the Bacillota bacterium genome, one interval contains:
- a CDS encoding ATP-binding cassette domain-containing protein, translating to MGIGFVFSFFNLINSFNAEDNILVPLLLAGIDKHAAQQRVDELLEQMGMSHRRKHYPWQLSGGEQQRVAIARALANSPELILADEPTGNLDQKTGDIILDLLSSIHQSGKTVIVVSHDPKMVSRATQVHNLET from the coding sequence GTGGGCATCGGCTTTGTATTTAGTTTTTTTAACCTGATTAATTCGTTCAATGCTGAGGACAACATTCTCGTCCCGCTGTTGTTGGCCGGCATTGATAAGCATGCCGCCCAACAAAGGGTTGACGAACTGCTGGAGCAAATGGGCATGTCCCATAGACGAAAGCATTACCCCTGGCAATTGTCTGGCGGAGAACAGCAACGGGTGGCAATTGCCCGGGCTCTGGCAAACTCTCCTGAGTTAATACTTGCCGATGAACCGACAGGCAACCTGGATCAAAAGACCGGCGATATCATCCTGGACCTGCTAAGCTCAATTCACCAAAGTGGTAAGACAGTGATTGTAGTCAGCCATGATCCCAAAATGGTCAGCCGCGCAACCCAGGTGCACAATCTGGAAACCTAA
- a CDS encoding 2-hydroxyglutaryl-CoA dehydratase produces the protein MRNVYLGIDVGSVSTNIVCIDEEFSVLYSEYVRTSGQPLEAVKRGLKKAAVALPGDVEIRGVGTTGSGRQLIGVMVGADVIKNEITAHAVATTNVVPDVRTIFEIGGQDSKIIVIEDGMVVDFAMNTVCAAGTGSFLDHQAERLAIPIEQFGEMAASARRDVRIAGRCTVFAESDMIAKQQFGFSKAEIIKGLCEALVRNYINNLGRGKTLQPPFVFQGGVAANSGIKAAFEQEVGHQVIIPENFNIMGAIGSAILAREHVERTGEATNFRGFGAADLHFEPVSYECDGCSNCCEIIQVKMDGKIVAVWGDRCGAKQQSVNCSTCAG, from the coding sequence ATGCGTAATGTCTATCTTGGAATCGATGTCGGCTCGGTCAGCACCAACATTGTCTGTATAGACGAGGAATTTTCGGTGCTCTACAGCGAATATGTCCGCACCAGCGGTCAACCCCTGGAGGCGGTAAAGCGTGGCCTGAAAAAAGCCGCTGTGGCCCTGCCCGGAGATGTTGAGATCCGGGGCGTGGGTACCACCGGCAGCGGTCGCCAGCTGATTGGCGTCATGGTCGGCGCCGATGTAATCAAGAATGAAATCACCGCCCATGCGGTGGCCACCACCAATGTTGTGCCCGATGTGCGCACAATCTTTGAGATCGGCGGCCAGGACTCGAAAATTATTGTTATAGAAGACGGCATGGTCGTAGATTTCGCCATGAACACTGTCTGCGCTGCTGGCACCGGCTCCTTTCTGGACCATCAGGCCGAGCGCTTGGCGATTCCGATTGAACAGTTTGGCGAGATGGCCGCCAGCGCCCGGCGGGATGTGCGGATTGCCGGGCGCTGTACCGTGTTCGCCGAATCCGACATGATTGCCAAGCAGCAGTTTGGCTTTTCCAAGGCGGAGATCATCAAGGGGCTGTGCGAGGCGCTTGTCCGTAATTATATTAACAACCTTGGCCGGGGCAAAACCCTGCAACCGCCCTTTGTGTTCCAGGGTGGTGTGGCCGCCAACAGCGGCATCAAGGCCGCCTTCGAGCAGGAGGTGGGCCATCAGGTAATCATCCCGGAAAACTTTAATATTATGGGCGCCATCGGTAGCGCCATCCTCGCCCGGGAACATGTAGAGCGGACCGGCGAAGCCACCAACTTTCGGGGATTTGGCGCCGCGGATTTGCATTTCGAGCCGGTGAGTTATGAGTGTGACGGCTGTAGCAATTGTTGCGAAATCATCCAGGTGAAGATGGATGGCAAAATTGTCGCCGTTTGGGGCGACCGCTGCGGCGCCAAGCAGCAAAGCGTCAACTGCAGCACCTGCGCCGGCTAG